One window of the Deinococcus seoulensis genome contains the following:
- a CDS encoding LptF/LptG family permease translates to MKTFERYVLNEILPFLFGALAAVISLLVVGSLEKVIAPLLAKGANPALVARVLALNVPEAAAQALPIALMFATLLGLSRLAADSELKSALAAGIPATRLFRPVLALGLAVTVLAFALGEGLVPRARTEARKVQQQIVLDNPRVLGLNAAGQNAVLRDSLGRAISIGQILPGGELRDLRVVTMQAGLPPREVITAASGRLRPGSTVLELRDGQRVTYQDARPVTVLTFQSGTLPLQDTGTELGAEGGGDLNPIYEPLPTLIARTNTYRAQGISAPADFTALHRKFAGPLAALALAFFAVALAVFSFRSGRDLGLVWALLLTFAYYATFSVFRIMGENGALPGAVAAYAPDLIAVAAGGALLWLTARR, encoded by the coding sequence CTGAAAACCTTCGAACGGTACGTCCTGAACGAGATCCTGCCGTTCCTGTTCGGCGCGCTGGCCGCCGTGATCAGCCTGCTGGTCGTCGGCAGCCTGGAAAAAGTCATCGCGCCGCTGCTCGCCAAGGGTGCTAACCCCGCCCTGGTGGCCCGCGTGCTGGCCCTGAACGTCCCAGAGGCCGCCGCGCAGGCCCTGCCCATCGCGCTGATGTTCGCCACGCTGCTGGGCCTGTCCCGCCTGGCCGCCGACAGCGAACTGAAAAGCGCGCTGGCCGCCGGGATTCCCGCCACGCGCCTGTTCCGCCCGGTCCTGGCGCTGGGACTGGCCGTGACCGTCCTGGCCTTCGCGCTCGGCGAGGGCCTCGTCCCGCGCGCCCGCACCGAGGCGCGCAAGGTGCAGCAGCAGATCGTGCTGGACAATCCCCGCGTGCTGGGCCTGAACGCCGCCGGGCAGAACGCCGTGCTGCGCGACTCGCTGGGCCGCGCCATCAGCATCGGGCAGATCCTGCCCGGCGGGGAACTGCGCGACCTGCGCGTCGTGACCATGCAGGCCGGACTGCCCCCCCGCGAGGTCATCACCGCCGCCAGCGGCCGCCTGCGCCCGGGCAGCACCGTCCTCGAACTGCGCGACGGGCAGCGCGTCACGTACCAGGACGCCCGGCCCGTCACGGTCCTGACCTTCCAGAGCGGCACCCTGCCCCTCCAGGACACCGGCACCGAACTCGGCGCAGAGGGCGGCGGCGACCTGAACCCCATCTACGAACCGCTGCCCACCCTGATCGCCCGCACGAACACCTACCGCGCGCAGGGCATCAGCGCCCCGGCCGACTTCACGGCGCTGCACCGCAAGTTCGCCGGGCCGCTGGCGGCGCTGGCCCTGGCGTTCTTCGCCGTGGCGCTCGCCGTGTTCAGTTTCCGCAGTGGCCGCGACCTGGGCCTGGTGTGGGCGCTGCTGCTGACATTCGCGTACTACGCGACCTTCAGCGTGTTCCGCATCATGGGCGAGAACGGCGCGCTGCCCGGCGCGGTCGCCGCCTACGCCCCGGACCTGATCGCCGTCGCGGCCGGCGGGGCGCTGCTGTGGCTCACCGCCCGGCGATAG
- a CDS encoding acetate--CoA ligase — MTDPHRPDRWPVPDSVLRRLRSDPEADIARAAQDPDSFWLEQARQYEWTREPTTALTWNRPDMQWFADGQTNITLSALDRHARGENRTRAALIWLSETGERQIYTYGLLLDQVERAAAGLRHLGVQPGDRVVIYMPLTPEGVIAMLACARLGAVHSVVYAGLGVGALRDRITDAGARVVITADVGYRRGKLVDLYAIAAEAIAELGSVEHLVLWERIKTYQREHDARTVPWETLFTHGRAPAVTVNAEDPLFILYTSGSTGKPKGVIHTHGGYMVGTAYHLRQLFDVRGGDVFFCTSDIGWIVGHSYIVYGPLVAGATVLFREGAPDFPDTGVLWRAVQEYGVDILFTAPTTLRLFMKLGADTLAPHDLTRLRVVACAGEALNPEAWRWAQEHIGGGLGEGAHAAVIDHWWQTELGAPTLGTHPRWPVRPGFAGRPLAGVDADIVDENGQSVPDGQQGHLVIRRPFPSMMRGIHGNPERYARIWNENPAGYLSGDLATRDEHGYISILGRSDDVLSVAGHRIGSADVEDALVSHPAVAEAAVIGIPDELKGQSIIAHVILRRGHEDQVGRGLRASITEHVRRELGPIATPAEIRVVDALPKTRSGKILRRLLRAQALGEDPGDLTTLEG; from the coding sequence ATGACCGACCCACACCGCCCCGACCGCTGGCCCGTCCCCGACAGCGTGCTGCGCCGCCTGCGCAGCGACCCGGAGGCCGACATCGCCCGCGCCGCGCAGGACCCGGACAGCTTCTGGCTGGAACAGGCCCGGCAGTACGAGTGGACGAGGGAACCCACCACCGCCCTCACCTGGAACCGCCCGGACATGCAGTGGTTCGCAGACGGGCAGACGAACATCACCCTCAGCGCCCTGGACCGCCACGCACGCGGCGAGAACCGCACCCGCGCCGCCCTGATCTGGCTGTCCGAGACCGGCGAGCGGCAGATCTACACCTACGGCCTGCTGCTCGATCAGGTGGAACGCGCCGCCGCCGGACTGCGGCACCTGGGTGTGCAGCCCGGCGACCGGGTCGTGATCTACATGCCCCTGACCCCGGAAGGCGTGATTGCCATGCTCGCCTGCGCCCGCCTGGGCGCCGTGCATTCGGTCGTGTACGCCGGGCTGGGCGTGGGCGCCCTGCGCGACCGCATCACGGACGCCGGGGCGCGCGTGGTCATCACCGCCGACGTCGGCTACCGGCGCGGCAAACTGGTGGACCTGTACGCCATCGCCGCCGAGGCCATCGCCGAACTGGGCAGCGTGGAACACCTGGTGCTGTGGGAACGCATCAAGACCTACCAGCGCGAACACGACGCCCGCACCGTCCCCTGGGAGACGCTGTTCACGCACGGCCGCGCCCCTGCCGTCACCGTGAACGCCGAGGACCCGCTGTTCATCCTGTACACGTCCGGCAGTACCGGCAAACCCAAGGGCGTGATCCACACGCACGGCGGGTACATGGTCGGCACCGCGTACCACCTGCGCCAGCTGTTCGACGTGCGCGGCGGCGACGTGTTCTTCTGCACCAGCGACATCGGCTGGATCGTCGGGCACAGTTACATCGTGTACGGCCCGCTGGTCGCCGGGGCGACCGTCCTGTTCCGCGAGGGCGCCCCGGACTTCCCCGACACGGGCGTCCTGTGGCGCGCCGTGCAGGAGTACGGCGTGGACATCCTGTTCACCGCGCCCACCACACTGCGCCTGTTCATGAAACTCGGCGCCGACACCCTGGCCCCCCACGACCTGACCCGCCTGCGCGTCGTCGCCTGCGCCGGGGAAGCCCTGAACCCCGAAGCGTGGCGCTGGGCGCAGGAACACATCGGCGGAGGGCTGGGCGAGGGCGCGCACGCCGCCGTCATCGACCACTGGTGGCAGACCGAACTGGGCGCCCCCACCCTCGGCACGCACCCCCGCTGGCCCGTCCGCCCCGGATTCGCCGGGCGGCCCCTGGCGGGCGTGGACGCCGACATCGTCGACGAGAACGGCCAGAGTGTCCCGGACGGACAGCAGGGACACCTCGTCATCCGCCGCCCCTTTCCCAGCATGATGCGCGGCATTCACGGGAATCCCGAGCGGTACGCGCGCATCTGGAACGAGAACCCCGCCGGGTACCTGTCCGGCGACCTCGCCACCCGCGACGAACACGGGTACATCAGCATCCTGGGCCGCAGCGACGACGTCCTGTCGGTCGCCGGGCACCGCATCGGCAGCGCCGACGTGGAAGACGCCCTGGTTTCCCACCCCGCCGTGGCCGAGGCCGCCGTGATCGGCATTCCCGACGAACTGAAAGGCCAGAGCATCATCGCGCACGTCATCCTCCGGCGCGGGCATGAAGATCAGGTCGGCCGGGGCCTGCGCGCCAGCATCACCGAACACGTCCGCCGGGAACTCGGCCCCATCGCCACGCCCGCCGAGATCCGCGTGGTCGACGCGCTCCCCAAGACCCGCAGCGGCAAGATCCTGCGCCGCCTCCTGCGCGCACAGGCGCTCGGCGAGGACCCCGGCGACCTCACCACCCTGGAAGGCTAG
- a CDS encoding LptF/LptG family permease — MPPLLIRLVLAEVTRWYAAGVALFLTLQMVDVLSSTVSKLLTYHPPLLKGAAAFLAILPTILNRALVLAVPFAILLAFSRMQRDSELKAISAGGVPPLRLVWPLALPFLAVAAVAFVNADRLVPAGLAAWDRAWFSIYDIPPPPPRQERYTYAPPGALYYAGRIVSEPGGSTAQLQGVMVQRGQETLTASVGSWDTRNRTWTLTTPWITRPGQPPRQSTQSVTVPQNDTLRPPPGNAEQAPTADLRARAADPALLPADRRAAAFQLARRVADPLTAVVFALAAGALGLLLRNRAAAFAAVLVFIVTFYVLWSTVPGLATAGALNPALAAWLPNLAFTLLAAALAWRLR; from the coding sequence GTGCCGCCCCTCCTGATCCGCCTCGTCCTTGCCGAGGTCACACGCTGGTACGCGGCGGGCGTGGCGCTGTTCCTGACCCTCCAGATGGTCGACGTGCTCAGCAGCACCGTCAGCAAACTCCTGACCTACCACCCGCCGCTCCTGAAGGGCGCCGCCGCGTTCCTGGCGATCCTGCCGACCATCCTGAACCGCGCGCTGGTGCTGGCCGTGCCCTTTGCGATCCTGCTGGCCTTCTCGCGCATGCAGCGCGACAGTGAACTCAAGGCCATCAGCGCGGGCGGCGTGCCCCCGCTGCGACTGGTGTGGCCGCTGGCCCTGCCGTTCCTGGCGGTGGCGGCCGTGGCGTTCGTGAACGCCGACCGGCTGGTGCCCGCCGGACTGGCCGCCTGGGACCGCGCGTGGTTCAGCATCTACGACATCCCCCCGCCCCCGCCCCGGCAGGAACGCTACACGTACGCCCCGCCCGGCGCGCTGTACTACGCCGGACGCATCGTCAGCGAACCCGGCGGCAGCACCGCGCAACTTCAGGGCGTGATGGTGCAGCGCGGCCAGGAAACCCTGACCGCCTCGGTGGGCAGCTGGGACACCCGGAACCGCACCTGGACGCTCACCACCCCCTGGATCACCCGCCCCGGCCAGCCGCCCCGCCAGAGCACCCAGTCCGTGACCGTCCCGCAGAACGACACCCTGCGCCCCCCACCCGGCAACGCCGAACAGGCCCCCACCGCCGACCTGCGCGCCCGCGCCGCCGACCCCGCCCTGCTGCCCGCCGACCGCCGCGCCGCCGCGTTCCAGCTGGCCCGCCGCGTGGCCGACCCGCTGACGGCCGTGGTGTTCGCCCTGGCCGCCGGGGCGCTGGGCCTGCTGCTGCGTAACCGCGCCGCCGCGTTCGCCGCCGTGCTGGTGTTCATCGTGACCTTCTACGTGCTGTGGAGCACCGTGCCGGGCCTCGCGACCGCCGGGGCGCTGAACCCCGCGCTGGCCGCGTGGCTGCCGAACCTCGCGTTCACGCTGCTGGCTGCCGCGCTCGCCTGGAGGCTCCGGTGA
- a CDS encoding DUF427 domain-containing protein, which yields MPPVQPVPPGPGQESVWAYPRPPRLERTHRRLEIWLGGQRIADTTGAYRVLETSHPPTYYLPPSAFTPGVLVRAPGSSTCEWKGNATYWTLRGGGQVAAAAAWSYEAPTPAFRDMAGFVAVYAGRVDECRVDGETVTPQPGGFYGGWITGDVVGPFKGGPGSVGW from the coding sequence ATGCCACCCGTTCAGCCCGTTCCCCCCGGACCCGGCCAGGAAAGCGTGTGGGCGTACCCGCGCCCGCCGCGCCTGGAACGCACGCACCGCCGCCTGGAAATCTGGCTGGGCGGCCAGCGGATCGCCGACACGACCGGCGCGTACCGCGTGCTGGAAACCAGTCACCCGCCCACGTACTACCTACCGCCGTCGGCGTTCACGCCGGGCGTGCTGGTCCGCGCGCCGGGCAGCAGCACATGCGAGTGGAAGGGAAACGCCACGTACTGGACCCTGCGCGGCGGTGGGCAGGTGGCTGCCGCGGCCGCCTGGAGTTACGAGGCACCCACGCCCGCCTTCCGGGACATGGCGGGATTCGTGGCCGTGTACGCGGGCCGCGTGGACGAATGCCGCGTGGACGGCGAAACGGTCACGCCGCAGCCCGGCGGGTTCTATGGCGGCTGGATCACGGGCGACGTGGTCGGGCCGTTCAAGGGCGGTCCCGGCAGCGTGGGTTGGTAG
- the ddrC gene encoding DNA damage response protein DdrC produces the protein MKNAPLTLEFGTVRLPISADGLLHAPSALTQLGLNAADQTAALDGVNTPERDFGAGPEATLTVADFTRLAFTLDTPQARRWRRRAQDLLTHAMQGDVRLAAQIAERNPDPEARRWLAARLDSTHARRELMSTVARHGGAGTVYGQLGSLSNRSVLGTDSATIRRERGVKHTRDGLNATELLRLAYLDTASARAIQERGAQGNAAILRLHEFVARRERLGWELPLPGAAAPSQTG, from the coding sequence ATGAAAAACGCCCCGCTGACCCTGGAATTCGGCACCGTTCGTCTGCCCATCAGCGCGGACGGCCTGCTACACGCCCCCAGTGCCCTGACCCAGCTCGGCCTGAACGCCGCCGACCAGACCGCCGCCCTGGACGGCGTGAACACCCCGGAACGCGACTTCGGCGCCGGACCCGAAGCGACCCTGACCGTCGCCGACTTCACCCGGCTGGCCTTCACGCTGGACACCCCCCAGGCCCGCCGCTGGCGCAGACGCGCGCAGGACCTCCTGACCCACGCCATGCAGGGCGACGTGCGCCTCGCGGCCCAGATCGCCGAACGCAACCCCGACCCCGAAGCGCGCCGCTGGCTGGCCGCCCGCCTGGACAGCACCCACGCCCGCCGCGAACTGATGAGCACCGTCGCCCGGCACGGCGGCGCCGGAACCGTGTACGGGCAACTGGGCAGCCTCAGCAACCGCAGCGTGCTGGGCACCGACAGCGCCACCATCCGCCGCGAACGCGGCGTGAAACACACCCGCGACGGCCTGAACGCCACCGAACTGCTGCGCCTCGCGTACCTGGACACCGCCAGCGCCCGCGCCATCCAGGAACGCGGCGCGCAGGGCAACGCCGCCATCCTGCGCCTGCACGAATTCGTCGCCCGGCGCGAACGCCTCGGCTGGGAACTCCCGCTGCCCGGCGCGGCCGCCCCCTCACAGACCGGCTGA
- a CDS encoding macro domain-containing protein, with translation MPLELTQGDIAAQDTDAIVTAANRELAGGGGVDGVIHRAAGPELLRAIRAIGGTPTGTAVITPAFGLSARGVRFVIHAVGPIWRGGQAGEAELLAGAYRRSLELAAEHGCRSVAFPAISTGVYGYPLDRAAGVALATAQAFLTDHPDLHVRFVLFDRGSLNVFRRALERLQG, from the coding sequence ATGCCGCTCGAACTGACCCAGGGGGACATCGCCGCGCAGGACACCGACGCTATCGTGACTGCCGCCAACAGGGAACTGGCGGGGGGCGGCGGCGTGGACGGCGTGATTCACCGTGCGGCCGGGCCGGAGTTGCTGCGTGCCATCCGCGCTATTGGCGGCACACCCACCGGCACGGCCGTCATTACCCCGGCGTTCGGGCTGTCCGCGCGGGGCGTGCGGTTCGTGATTCACGCGGTCGGTCCGATCTGGCGCGGCGGGCAGGCGGGCGAGGCCGAACTGCTGGCCGGGGCGTACCGCCGCAGCCTGGAGCTGGCCGCCGAGCACGGGTGCCGCAGCGTGGCGTTCCCGGCCATCAGTACCGGCGTGTACGGCTACCCACTGGACCGCGCCGCCGGGGTGGCCCTGGCGACCGCGCAGGCGTTCCTGACCGACCACCCGGACCTGCACGTGCGGTTCGTGCTGTTCGACCGGGGAAGCCTGAACGTGTTCCGCCGCGCCCTGGAACGTCTGCAAGGCTGA
- a CDS encoding SAM-dependent methyltransferase, translating into MSPTRSTARSTAGRAANRSALTWAALATAGAALIARQATRPAPTDTETLDATRTLLRAALPSVRPFDVQLWNGEVIAATRPSRARLILNSPETLGRLLKLPLDMALGEAYLRGDFEIEGNIGDIAAIAETFDATLNPADAPALLRAAATLRRRAGATPPIAVTASLEGPQHSRERDQQAISYHYDVSNDFYKLWLDRRMVYSCAYFRGGTETLDGAQEAKLDLICRKLRLQQGEHLLDIGSGWGGLAIHAAQRYGARVLGVTLSEAQLHEARARAEAAGVADRVTFELRDYRDVLAHAPEGSFDKIASVGMAEHVGRRNMPTYFRAAYTALKPGGLMMNHAISDGIPQARVPLWLQSGNFARRYVFPDGELLPIWETVKHATEAQFEVRDIENLREHYARTLTHWAANLETHHDEARAALGEQRHRLWRIYLGATSHYFEKGHLGLYQTLLAKPDEQRRAHVPLSRADLYEG; encoded by the coding sequence ATGTCCCCAACCAGAAGCACGGCCAGAAGCACGGCCGGACGCGCGGCCAACCGCTCGGCCCTGACCTGGGCAGCCCTGGCCACCGCCGGCGCCGCCCTGATCGCCCGGCAGGCCACCCGCCCCGCCCCGACCGACACCGAGACGCTGGACGCCACCCGCACCCTGCTGCGCGCCGCGCTGCCCAGCGTGCGCCCCTTCGACGTGCAACTCTGGAACGGAGAGGTCATCGCGGCCACCCGGCCCAGCCGCGCCCGCCTGATCCTGAACAGCCCGGAAACGCTGGGCCGCCTGCTGAAACTCCCGCTGGACATGGCCCTCGGCGAGGCGTACCTGCGCGGCGACTTCGAGATCGAGGGGAACATCGGGGACATCGCCGCCATCGCCGAGACCTTCGACGCGACCCTGAACCCCGCCGACGCGCCCGCCCTGCTGCGCGCCGCCGCCACCCTGCGCCGCCGCGCCGGGGCCACCCCGCCCATCGCCGTGACCGCCAGCCTGGAAGGCCCGCAGCACTCCCGCGAACGCGACCAGCAGGCCATCTCGTACCACTACGACGTCAGCAACGACTTCTACAAACTGTGGCTGGACCGGCGCATGGTGTACTCCTGCGCCTATTTCAGGGGCGGCACCGAGACGCTGGACGGGGCGCAGGAAGCGAAACTGGACCTCATCTGCCGCAAACTGCGCCTGCAACAGGGCGAGCACCTGCTGGACATCGGTAGCGGCTGGGGCGGCCTCGCCATTCACGCCGCGCAGCGCTACGGAGCGCGCGTGCTTGGCGTCACGCTCAGCGAGGCACAACTGCATGAGGCCCGCGCCCGCGCCGAGGCCGCCGGGGTTGCCGACCGCGTCACCTTCGAACTGCGCGACTACCGCGACGTGCTCGCCCACGCGCCCGAAGGCAGCTTCGACAAGATCGCGTCGGTCGGCATGGCCGAACACGTCGGCCGCCGGAACATGCCCACCTACTTCCGCGCCGCGTATACGGCCCTGAAACCCGGCGGCCTGATGATGAACCACGCCATCAGCGACGGCATCCCCCAGGCCCGCGTGCCCCTGTGGCTCCAGAGCGGCAACTTCGCCCGCCGGTACGTGTTCCCCGACGGCGAACTGCTACCCATCTGGGAAACCGTGAAACACGCCACCGAGGCGCAATTCGAGGTCCGCGACATCGAGAACCTCCGCGAACACTACGCCCGCACCCTCACCCACTGGGCCGCGAACCTCGAAACGCACCACGACGAAGCCCGCGCCGCCCTCGGCGAGCAACGCCACCGCCTGTGGCGCATCTACCTGGGCGCCACCTCCCACTACTTCGAGAAAGGCCACCTGGGCCTCTACCAGACCCTGCTGGCGAAACCCGACGAGCAACGCCGCGCCCACGTCCCCCTCAGCCGCGCGGACCTGTACGAGGGGTGA
- the pta gene encoding phosphate acetyltransferase, protein MKTLFVAPTRNGVGLSSTALGLTRALERQGLKVAFLKPIAQTHETRTDDSVHFARTLAHLPTPDPIPLTHAEEQLSLGAEEDLMEAVVTLARQVTGGGADVLVVEGLALNERNVYAGALNASLARNLEADTVLVSSLAGVGAAELADELEIAAQAYRRSDGSGLSGYVLNFAPPGLDFGTLMAELRARSRVLSGGTLPLLGVVSQSGSLNAPRTLDVARHLGAEIVNEGEAGLRRVTSTVVTARTVPKMAHLFVPGALVVTPGDREDVIMAAALSHLSGVPLAGLMFTSGSAPEDSIDRLCRAALSSTLPVLRVSTNSFETASRLSRLDPRVPHDDAGRMDRMLDFIADRLDIGTLGARLRVPEIAGNRRLPPSAFRYELIQKARAAAKRIVLPEGDEPRTVKAAIRCTEKGIARCVLLADPERVRQVAGGQGLTLPDGLEILNPDDIRAQYVEPMVELRRSKGLTAPQAEAQLEDSVVLGTMMLALGEVDGLVSGAVHTTANTVRPALQLIKTAPSSKLVSSVFFMLMPEQVLVYGDAAINPNPNAEELADIAIQSADSAHAFGITPRVAMLSYSTGESGSGEDVEKVKAATALVRERRPDLLVDGPMQYDAASVLSVGQAKAPGSPVAGRATVFIFPDLNTGNTTYKAVQRAAGVIAVGPMLQGLRKPVNDLSRGALVDDIVYTIALTAIQATQGKVDG, encoded by the coding sequence ATGAAAACACTGTTCGTCGCACCGACCCGCAACGGCGTGGGCCTGAGCAGCACGGCGCTGGGCCTGACCCGCGCGCTGGAACGCCAGGGGCTGAAGGTGGCGTTCCTGAAACCCATCGCGCAGACGCACGAAACCCGCACGGATGACAGCGTGCATTTCGCGCGGACGCTGGCGCACCTGCCCACCCCCGACCCGATTCCCCTCACGCACGCCGAGGAGCAACTGAGCCTGGGGGCCGAGGAGGACCTGATGGAGGCGGTCGTGACGCTGGCCCGGCAGGTCACGGGGGGCGGCGCGGACGTGCTGGTCGTGGAGGGCCTCGCCCTGAACGAACGGAACGTGTACGCCGGGGCGCTGAACGCCAGTCTCGCGCGGAACCTGGAGGCGGACACGGTGCTGGTGTCCAGTCTGGCGGGGGTGGGCGCGGCGGAACTGGCGGACGAACTGGAGATCGCGGCGCAGGCGTACCGCCGCAGCGACGGCTCGGGCCTCAGCGGGTACGTGCTGAACTTCGCGCCGCCGGGACTGGATTTCGGGACGCTGATGGCGGAACTGCGCGCCCGCAGCCGCGTGCTGAGCGGCGGGACGCTGCCGCTGCTGGGCGTGGTGTCGCAGTCCGGCAGCCTGAACGCGCCGCGCACGCTGGACGTCGCCCGGCACCTGGGCGCCGAGATCGTGAACGAGGGCGAGGCGGGCCTGCGCCGCGTGACGAGTACGGTCGTCACGGCGCGCACCGTGCCGAAGATGGCGCACCTGTTCGTGCCGGGCGCGCTGGTCGTCACGCCCGGCGACCGCGAGGACGTGATCATGGCGGCGGCCCTGTCGCACCTGAGCGGCGTGCCGCTGGCGGGGCTGATGTTCACGTCCGGCAGTGCCCCGGAGGACAGCATCGACCGGCTGTGCCGCGCGGCCCTGAGCAGCACCCTGCCCGTGCTGCGCGTCAGTACCAACTCGTTCGAGACGGCCTCGCGCCTCTCACGGCTGGACCCGCGCGTACCGCACGACGATGCGGGCCGCATGGACCGCATGCTGGACTTCATCGCGGACCGGCTGGACATCGGCACGCTGGGCGCGCGGCTGCGCGTGCCGGAAATCGCCGGGAACCGCCGCCTGCCGCCCAGCGCGTTCCGCTACGAACTGATCCAGAAGGCCCGCGCGGCCGCCAAACGCATCGTGCTGCCCGAGGGCGACGAGCCGCGCACCGTGAAGGCCGCCATCCGCTGCACCGAGAAAGGCATCGCGCGCTGCGTGCTGCTGGCCGACCCGGAACGCGTGCGGCAGGTCGCCGGGGGGCAGGGCCTGACGCTGCCTGACGGCCTGGAAATCCTGAACCCGGACGACATCCGCGCGCAGTACGTCGAACCCATGGTCGAACTGCGCCGCAGCAAGGGCCTGACCGCCCCGCAGGCCGAAGCGCAACTGGAAGACAGCGTGGTGCTCGGCACCATGATGCTCGCGCTGGGCGAGGTGGACGGCCTGGTATCCGGCGCCGTCCACACGACCGCGAACACCGTGCGGCCCGCCCTGCAACTCATCAAGACCGCGCCCAGCTCGAAACTGGTCAGCTCCGTGTTCTTCATGCTGATGCCCGAACAGGTCCTCGTGTACGGCGACGCCGCCATCAACCCCAACCCGAACGCCGAGGAACTCGCGGACATCGCCATTCAGAGTGCCGACAGCGCCCACGCCTTCGGGATCACGCCCAGGGTCGCCATGCTGTCCTACTCGACCGGGGAATCCGGCAGCGGCGAGGACGTCGAGAAGGTCAAGGCCGCCACCGCCCTGGTCCGCGAACGCCGCCCGGACCTGCTGGTCGACGGCCCCATGCAGTACGACGCCGCCAGCGTCCTGTCCGTCGGGCAGGCCAAGGCGCCCGGCAGTCCCGTCGCGGGCCGCGCCACCGTGTTCATCTTCCCCGACCTGAACACCGGCAACACCACCTACAAGGCCGTGCAGCGCGCCGCCGGCGTCATCGCGGTCGGCCCCATGCTCCAGGGCCTGCGCAAACCCGTGAACGACCTGAGTCGCGGCGCGCTCGTGGACGACATCGTGTACACCATCGCCCTGACCGCCATCCAGGCCACGCAAGGGAAAGTTGATGGATGA
- the gmk gene encoding guanylate kinase gives MTLPDTPPSVSPRRGLLLVMTGASGVGKGTLRERWLAGQDVFYSTSWTTREARPGEQDGVDYVFVTPEAFEAKAQADGFLEHAAFVGNRYGTPIEPIEAALSRGQDVILEIEVEGAMQVKARMGDEAILIFIMPPSLSELRRRLEGRATETPERIEKRLARAREEIREAHEFRYVVVNDDLDRALGELHAIQRAERARQLPENEWVEEDREARVQADTLRSYTLTDTELDRIGNA, from the coding sequence ATGACGTTGCCGGACACCCCTCCTTCCGTGTCGCCCCGCCGGGGCCTTCTTCTGGTCATGACCGGCGCGTCCGGCGTGGGCAAGGGCACGCTGCGTGAACGCTGGCTGGCCGGGCAGGACGTGTTCTACAGCACCTCCTGGACGACCCGCGAGGCCCGCCCCGGCGAGCAGGACGGCGTGGACTACGTGTTCGTGACCCCCGAGGCCTTCGAGGCCAAGGCGCAGGCCGACGGGTTCCTGGAGCACGCGGCGTTCGTCGGGAACCGCTACGGCACGCCCATCGAACCCATCGAGGCGGCCCTGAGCCGCGGGCAGGACGTGATCCTGGAGATCGAGGTGGAGGGCGCCATGCAGGTCAAGGCCCGCATGGGCGACGAGGCCATCCTGATCTTCATCATGCCGCCCAGCCTCAGCGAGTTGCGCCGCCGCCTGGAAGGCCGGGCGACCGAGACGCCGGAACGCATCGAGAAGCGGCTGGCCCGCGCCCGCGAGGAGATCCGCGAGGCGCACGAGTTCCGGTACGTGGTCGTGAACGATGATCTGGACCGCGCACTCGGCGAACTGCACGCCATCCAGCGGGCCGAACGCGCCCGGCAGCTGCCGGAGAACGAATGGGTCGAGGAGGACCGCGAGGCGCGCGTGCAGGCCGACACGCTGCGCAGTTACACCCTGACCGACACGGAACTCGACCGGATCGGAAACGCATAA